The genomic window TCGCTGAGCGATCGTTACTGCCTCGCGGGCCTTCGCTGGCTGCACGTGCTCAGCCACTCCGTGGGCAGGTGCATCGTCGCGCCCGCGATCGCCATGGTCTGCGGCGCGGTGTCGATCGTCGCTTGCGAGAATTCGGGCGGCGCGAACGTGACCTCGGCCAGCTCGCCGTGCGTGCCCACGAGCTGCAAGTCGGCCGGGCGCAACGTGACGAGCGCCACGGTGCGTCCGTCCTTGGCGAAGAGGAGCGGCGTCTCGCGCTCGCACCGGTACACCCACGCTTCTGGTGGGGGCGGGCCCGGCGCAGGTGGCGGAGCGGGCGTCGGGCCTGCGGGCGCGGCCAGGAGCTGGTTGACGAGCTCGGCGTCGGAGCCCCGCCGCGGCGCGAGGCCGGCCGCGCGGGTCCACGCGTGGAGCTCTCCGCCGGGCACGTACCAACGCACCCGCCAGTAGGCCCCCTGCGCTGCGGTGACAGCGGCGAGCTCGAGATCGTGCGCCTCAGCCACGATCGGGCCGCCGGGCGTCGCGGCGAGCTCCAGACGCTTGCCACGGAGGTTCACGTAGAAGCGCGGCGACGAAGGGGGGCCACGCTCGGCCGCGCTGGTCGTGAGCTCGCCGCATGGCACCTCGGGCACCGGAAGCGGCGCGCGCGGCGTCACGCCGCGCAGCTCGGGCAGGCCGACCCTCACCGTGTGCGTCTCCGCGTCGCCGCCGGCGGGTGCGAGCGCGGCCTCCTTCCAGAGCGTGAGGACGCCCCCGACCGCGAGATCTTGGCGCGCGAACACCGAGGCCCGCGCGAAGCCTCGGGCGCGGAGGCCTGCGCCGCGGAGCTCCACGAACGCACCGCCCGCGCCCAACACGAGGAAGCGCCCCGAGCTCGCGCCTGTGACCGTCGTCAGAGGCCCCTCGCGATCCCCGAGCTCGAGCGGGGCCGTGACGGGCCCCTCGACGGCGCACACGACGCCCGAGGGCTCGTCGAGCAGCTTGGTCGGCGGCGCCGGAGGTCGCGCCGGCGTCGCCGCCGGGACCGCGCGCGCTGCGGGGCCTCGAGCGACCCGTGGGCTCGCCCGCGGCGGGGGCGCCTCGTGGCACGCCGACGCGAGCCCCGCGCCGACGAGCAGCAGGGGGCCGACCGCGAGGCGGAGGCGGTGGGGCGAGGACCTTCGCACGACGCTCCCAGGTTACCATCACTGGAGAGGCACGGACGCGCGGGCCACGCGCGTCGGCCGCGTGGGCGCGGATGCAGAGGGAAGCTTTGACCTGCGGGCCCGTACATGGCAAGTGCCGGGCGCCGCGCGCGGTCGAGATCGTTGCGGCGCCCGTTGCATCGGCCCTTCTCAAATTTGCCAAGGAATATTGACATGTTGCGACGTCGTTCGGTCCCGCTCCTCGCCCTCGCGTCCACCCTCCTCGCGCTCGTCCTCGGTGGCGTCACGGGGTGCGGCGGCGGCGGTGAGGCCAAGTCCCCGAGTGGAGAAAAGGCGGAGGTGTCCGCCCTCGAAGAGCTCCAGGCGATGCCGAAGGAGATCAACGCGGAGCTCACCGCCCTCACGAAGCCGATCGACGACGCCGCGGAGGTGATCGAGCAGCTCACGAGCATCCCCAAGCGCCACGGCATCAACGCCGGCGAGCTCGCCTCGATGGCGAAGGGCACGTTCGACAACGGCACGGTGAAGGTCGAGCTCAAGGGCGACGTCAAGGCCGAAGCGAAGGCGGAGGTCGAGGCCGCGCTGAACAAGCTGAAGACCGTGGTCGCGGGGCTCAAGGCGATCCCGGAGAAGGCGGCCGCCATGACCCCGAAGCTCGTGGCGGCGACGGCGAAGATCCCGGTGCTCGCGACGAAGGTGTCCACGGGCGCGACGCTCGCGGTCTCGAGCCCCTTCGCCAGCGGCGAGACTAAGGCGAAGGCGAACGGCGATCTCGCGGCCGTGAAGACCGCGCAGGCGGACGCGTCGAAGGCCGTGAGCGACGCGCAGGCGAAGATCACCAACATCCCGGCCCTCGCGACCGGGGCTCTCGGGAAGCTCGGCGCGTCCTTCGCGTCGATGAACTGACAGCACGTCCCAGGCGTCGATACGCGTCGACCCGGCCCCGCGTCTGCTCGGGGTCGGGTCGAGTCGTGTCGGGACTCGGCAGTCGCCGCGTCAGGCCTTCGTGTGACGCCGGTCGACGTCGTCGGCCAGCGTGGAGAGCATCGCGGAGGTGCGCTGGAGCGCGTGGCCCAGCTCGCGCTGCACGAACGCGGTGCGGTCGAGCGCCGCGCCGCCGACGCGGAGCGCGAACGCGGCCCAGGTCGCGACGGCGTCCGGGAGGGAGCCTTGCCCTTCGGCCGAGGAGGCCTCGCCGGGCTCGGCGGGCGGCAGGACCTCGGGCGTGGGATCGACGGGGGCAGAGCTGGACGGATTTGCGGTGGTCGTGTTCATGGATGCGCTCCTGGTTGGAGGGAAAGGTTGCGAGGCTCAGGCGAGCGGGACACACGCGGCGCACACGAAGGCGCGCTCTCGGGAGTCGGGCTCGCCGACGATGAGGTGGGCTTGTTCGCCCGCGGCGCAGTCGCGACCGCACTGGGCGCAGGCGGCGGGCTTCGCGAGGCGCACGGGCTGAAACGCGACGGCGCCGGCGAGGAGCTCCTTGTTGCGCGCGTCGGCCAGCCGGTCGTGGAGGCGCTTGCGCTCCTCTTCGAGGTGCGATGCCATACGCTTGAGCTGGCCTTCGACGCCCTCGCCCGCCTTGTCGGCTGCGGCGACGGCGTCTTCGAGGATGGTGCGGACGAGGTTCGAGACCGGCATACGGAGGTTCTCCGCGAAGCGCTTGAGCTCGCGTTCGAGGACGACCGGGACGCGCGTGTGGAGGACCCGCTCCTTCTTTTCCGTCGGCGGCTCTCCTGCCGCGCCGGGCTCGGAGGCCTCGAGGGTGTCGTCGGGAGCCGAGGGGTCGTGTGGTTCGTGTGTCACGAACCAAATGTATCACGCGCGTGATACATTTCAACGGGAGGCGGTGAAGTTCACATAAACGACACAATTGTATCACGCGACGAGCGCGTGATTCGCGCGACGACCCTCACGGGCGGCGTGGCGGTGCGCCCGCCTCGCGCCCGGGAAGCCGAGTGGTACGCTCATCAGGCGCGCCCGCCTCGGGCGGTCTGCTGGGAGATTGCCATGTCGAAGGTCACCGCCGCTCTGCTTGGACTTGGGCTCGTCATCGCAGGGTGTCAGGCCCCCGCGCGGCCTGCCGAAACGCCGCCGCCGCCGCAAGCCGCGCCGCCGCCGCCCGCGCCGCCACCCCCGCCTGCGGCCGAGCTCGCGGGCGGGCCCGTTCGCCCAGGGATGCCGCCTGGGCACCCCGGTCCGCACGGTCCCGGTGGTCCCGGTGGTCCCGGTGGTCCGCCCCCCGGCGCTCCCCCCGGCGCGATGGGCCACCGCGGCCCCGGCGCGGGCGGGATGCACGGCGGAATGCGCGGGATGCCGCGGGGCCAGAGGCCCCCGGGCCACGGCGCCGAGATGATGCACGAGCTGGCGGCCCTCGGCGTCCGGTTCTACCCACCGCGCACGCTGCTCAGCCGGGCCCGGCAGCTCGACCTCACGCCGGACCAGGTCGCGAAGCTTCGGCAAGAGGTGCTCACCACGAAGAGCCGCTCGGTCGAGCTCCGCGCGAAGGTCGAGCGCGCGAAGATTGAGGCGACCCGGCTCCTCGCCGCCGACAAGGTCGACGAGCGCGCGCTGAACGCGCAGATCGACGAGGGGGCCAAGGCGCAGGCCGAGATGCACAAAGCTCACGTCGCTTCCATGCTGCGCGTGCGGGCGCTGCTCACGGCCGAGCAGCGGCAGAAGCTCGACGCGCCGCGCTCGCGGCGGGGCGGCCCCGGCGTAGGCCCCAAGGGACCCCGGGCGGAGGCAGCGGCGCCGGGCCCGATCGGACAGCGCGCGGAGGACGACGACGATGACGAGGACGACGACGACGACGACGACGCGGACGCCTGAGATCTCCAGCCCGGCGGCGGCTCCTCCGCGGCGTTCGCCGACGTCTCTCCCCTCGCGCGCTCCGGGCCCGACCGATCGCTACGGTCTGCGCAACGTGGCGAGCATGACGTCCGAGGGCACGCTCGGGTTTCTGCGCCGCCTCACCGACGAGTACGGGGACGTCGTCCAGCTCAAGATCTTCGGGCGGGACTACTTCTTGGTGAACCACCCGGAAGACATCGAGGACGTCCTCGTGAAGCAGTCCGCCGTGATGGGTCGCGACGAGTACGTCGTGGTGCTCGAGCGGGCGCTCGGCCAAGGGCTGCTCACGAGCAGCGGAGAGCTCTGGCGACGCCAGCGAAAGCTGATGGCGCAGGCGTTCACGCCGCGGCGTATCCGGGACTACGGCGAGTCCATGGCCCGCGTGACGGCCTCCGCGCTTGGGTACGAAGACGGAGAAATCATCAACATTCACGTGGAGATGGCGCGCATCACGATGGAGGTGGTGGCGGCCGTCCTCTTCGGCGCCACGCTGCGGCCGAGCGATCTCGAGATGGTCGGCGAGTCGCTCGAGGTGCTGAACACGTTCTTCGCCAACAGCCCGGAGGCGATGCTGAAGGTGCCTGGGTGGGTGCCGACCCCGCTGAACCGCAAGGTCGCCGCGGCGGTCAAGCGGCTCGACGGGCTCATCTACTCGATCCTCGCCGCGCGTCGGGCCGAGCGCGCCCAGCGCGCCGCGCAGGGGCTCGAGCCGTCGGCACCCGAAGGTCAGCGAGACGGGCAGAAGGAAGACCTCCTCGGCGTGCTGCTCACCGCGCAAGACGAGGGCGGGGGCACGATGAGCGATCAGCAGCTCCGCGACGAAGCCATGACGCTCTTCCTCGCCGGCCACGAGACCACGGCGCTCGCGCTCGCCTATACGTTCTACCTCCTCAGCACCCACCCAAGCGTGGAGCAGCGTGTGCGCGAGGAGCTCGACCGTGTGCTCGGCGACCGCCTCCCCACGGCCGACGACGCAAAGCAGCTCGTGTTCACGGAGCGCGTGCTGAAGGAGTCGATGCGCCTCTATCCGCCGGCGTGGACGACCGGGCGCCAGGCCGAGGCCGACGTGGTGGTCGGCGGCTATCGAGTTCCGAAGGGCTCGCAGCTCCTCCTCTGCCAATGGATCGTCCACCGCGACCGGCGCTTTTTCCCGGATCCCGAGGCGTTCGATCCCGATCGATGGCTGCCGGAGCGGGCGAAGAACCTGCCGAAGTTCGCGTACTTCCCGTTCGGTGGCGGCCCTCGCGTGTGCATCGGCAGCCACTTCGCGATGATGGAGGCGACGCTCATCCTCGCCGTAGTGCTGCAGCGCTATCACCTCGAGCTCTTGCCGGGGCAGCTGCTTGGGCTCAAGCCGTCGGTCACGCTCCGGCAACAGGGCCCGGGGCTCCGCATGCGCGCCCGGGCGATCTCGCACGCGTAGCGTTGGCCAGCGGCCGCGGCGTCACGTTTTTTTCCAGCCGAACCCTCGATCGTCGGTCGGAAGGCCGCCTTCGCCCCGCCGCCGGCCGCCTCGCCGTGGGCCGGCGGGAGGCTCGAGGTCGAGGTCGAGGTCGAGGTCGAGACCGCGCGAAGCTCGGTCCCGGCGGGCTTCGTGGTCTTCGCCCAGCCCGGCCAGTCACCTCTGTGGCGGTGTGTGGGTCAATCGCTCGTGGCACACTTGGCCGATGGACGAACGTCGCGCGTCGAGGGTGGGGGGCTATTGCGGGCTCGGGTTCTCGGCCCTGTCGCTCGTGGTCATTCCGCTCGTCGCGCTTCCCGCCGCGCCGCCCGCCGCGCTCGGCATGAGCGGCGAGGCGTTCGCGGCGTGGTACGCGGCCCACCGCACGGGCTTCCTCGTCGGCAACTACCTCGGGATCGCCGCGTTCGTCCCGGGCTTCGTCCAGCTCGCGGTCCTCGCCGGAAGAACGCGGCTGCGGGAGGGCGCCCGCGAGGGCGCGCTTCGGTGGCTATCCGGGTTCGTGCTCGCGAGCGGCACGTTCACCTACGGCGTGTTCGCGTGCTCGCTCGTCGCCTTTCAGGCGATGCCCTTTCTCATCGATCCAAAGACCCCGCAGGCCGCTCTCACCATGGGCACCTTGACTTCGGTGTGGTTCGCGCTCGACGGGCTCGCCGCGCTTCCGGTGCTTCTCGCGGTGGCCTGGGCGGTCGCCGCCACGGGCGTCCTCCCTCGATGGGTCGTGTGGTTCACCGGCGTGGTCGCGGCCCTGGCGCTGGTCATGAGCGTCGGCGCGCTGCTTGACGCGCCGCCGTGGCTCGCCGCGGGCGGGCCTGCGACGTTCCTCGGATTCGTCGCGTTTTTCGGGTGGACTGGGGTGCTCGGCGGCGCGATGCTGCGCCCGGTTCCGGAGGCTTAGGCCACATGGGTTCTCCGACTCGCTTCGCGTTCGCACCCGAGGCCGTCGAGCGAGCCGACGGCCACCTCCTCATCCTGCGGAGCAGCGGAGCCGGGGCGCTCGATCTCGCCGTGGCCGCCACGCGCGTGGAGGCGTCGCGCGCGCGCGTGTGGGACATGATCCGCGACGTGTCGCACTTCCCCTCGCGGCTGCCGATGGTCCACCAGGTCCACGTGGACGGCGATCGCGTCGCGATGCAGCTCCGCTTCAAGATCGCGTTCTTCTCCACCAAGTTCGGCTTCGAGCTCCGGCATCGTGAGGAAGACCGCGAGTGGGTCGAGCTATCGTATCTCTCGGGAGAGCCTCGCGACATCCACTTCCGCTTCGACCTGGCCGACGGATCCATCCCCGACACGACGATCCTGCAGGTGACCATCGGCTTCGACGCCCGCTCGCTCGGTTGGCTCGTCACGGTGTTCCTGCGCAATCACCCCGAGATCCAGCTCGGCGTCTATCCGGGCGCGGCGTTCGCCGTGCTCGACGCCGTCAAGCGAGCCTCCGAAGGAAGCTGAGCGCGCCGCCGCCGCCCCGCGCTCGACGCGGATGCGCGACATCATCGCCCGAGCGAACGGCGAGGCTCAGTGAGGCTTCGGCGAGGCCTTGTGCGTGTTGAGGTCGAATGAGCAGCCGGCCACGAGGATGTGGAGGCGCACGTTCGTCATCGTCACGGGCTTGCCCTCCTTCACCTCGGCGATCGAGGAGTGCTCGAGCTCCGAGGCGTCGACGATCGTGATCGCGCCGGCGCCGACGACCGTGAGGAGCTTGTTGTGGTCGATGAACGCCGCCGTGTCTTCGTCGAGCCCCACGCCCACGGCGAATGGATTGTAGGCGAGCGCCGTCAGGAGGCGGCCGAGCCGGTCGCGCTGGCGGAAATGTTGGTCGATCATGATGCGGTTCGTGAGGCCGAACCCGGGAACGAGCGTGACGGCGCCGGCGTGCGGGGTGTTGCCCTCCGCGCCGTAGGCGATCATGTGCTCGCTGAGGATGGCCGCGCCCGCGCTCGTGCCGCCCACCGTGACCCCGTGCGCGTTCGCCTTGCGGATCGCGCGCGCGACGGGCGTACCACCGAGGATGGTCGTGAGCCGGAGCTGGTTGCCGCCCGTGACGAAGATGCCCGTGCCCTTCTCGAGGTAGTCGAGCCACTCGCGCTTGCTCGCGTCGTCGCGTGTGGCGATGGGCAAGGACTTGGCCTCGTCGGCGCCGAGCTTGCGGAAGAGCTTCTCGTACCGCCGCCCGGTCTCCTCCAGGCTCGACGCGGTGGGGATGATCACGATGCGCGCCCGCGAACCGCCGGACACCTCGAGGAAGTGGCGGAGGATGTCGGTCGTGCCCTCCTTGTCCTCCGCGCCGCCGATCGGCACGATCATGCCGCGTTTCCTGTCGCCTTCGATCTTCGCTGGGCTCATGGCTTCATTTCGCTGTCTGGGGCTCGAACGTCCCGGTTCCGTGGGTCGTGAGTGTGCCGTCGCGGAGCACGAAGGTCCCGCGCGCCATCACGTCGCGTATGCGGTGCGTGTCGTCAAGCACCAGGAGGTCGGCGTCGGCGCCGGGGCGGAGGTGGCCCTTTCGCGACAACCTGAGCAAAGTCGATATGTTGGACGTGAATGGCGGGAGCGCCTCGTCGAGCGGGAGGCCGCTCGCGAGCAACTCCGCGAGCGTCTCGCCGAGCGCGGCGGACCGGCCCACGTCCATCGCGAGGAGGGTGCCCTGCGCGTCGTAGGTGGGGAGGCAGCCGCCGCCGTCGGAGCTCACCGTGAGCTTGTCGCGAGGGGCGCCGCTCGCGAAGTACCGCGCGACCGCGTCGGCGGCGGAGTACGCGTCTTCGCCGTCTTCGACCGGGAAGGCGGTCACGTCGACCGTGCACCCGCGCCTCGCGAGCGCGACGGCCTCGTCGAAGAGCCGGCGCTTGCGGTTCACGTGGGTCGGGTAGAACACGCGCGGCGGCAGCTCGGTCGTGTCGAGCAGCTCGCGCACGGGGGCGAGTCCGCGGGCGCCGTCGCCCAGATGCAGGTGAAGCACTCCGGCCTTGCCGCTCATGAGGCCTGCGACGTGGCAGTCGGCCGCGAGCCTCGCGAGCTCCTCGAGCGTCGGCTGTGACGAGCGGTGATCGCTGATGGCGATCTCGCCGGCGCCGAGCACGGGATCGACGAACACCACGTCGCGGCGCAGCGAGCCCGTGAGCGTGACGACGGGCACCTCGTAGCTGCCGGTCCAGCAGTACGCGGAGAGCCCCTCTTCACGCAGCGCGAGCGTGGTCGCGACGAGCTCCGCCACCGTGCGGGTGGTCCCGTCGGTGCCGAGCACGCCGACGCAGGTGGTGACGCCCGCGCGGACGAGCGCGCTCTTCTCCACCCGAGGGACGCGCGACGAGGGGCCCGACTCGCCGCCGCCGCCCGTGAGGTGCACGTGGGGATCGAGCAGGCCCGGCACCACGCGCGCGCCCGCGAGATCGACCGTGGCGCACAGCGCGGCGGGGAGGGCGTCCAGCGAGGCGCCCACGGCGAGCACCGAGCCCGCGCCGACGAGCAGGTCGACGACGCCGCGCGCCTCGGGATCGTAGAGCGTGGCGTTGCGGAGCAGCGTGAGCGGCCGAGGCACGCCCTCCCCCCTAGCGCCTCGAATCAGCCAAGTCGACGGGTATTCGAGCCCGCGGTCTCGGCGGCTCGGCCGCTCTGCCACCGAAGCGCGGGGCGCTCGGACTATAGTGCTCCCATGTCGGTACCGTCGCAGAAGCTCGTGTCGGACGAGCTCGTCAACCTTCTTCTCTATCGTGTGCTCGACGTCGAGGCGCTCACCGCGCTGCCCGCGTTCGCCGACCACGGGCGAGACACGTTCGACCCGTGGCTCGCGACCTGCCGCCGGCTCGGGGGCGAGGTGCTCGCACCCACCTACGCGGCGATGGACGCGAGCCCGCCGACCCTCGAGAGTCGCCGCACCCCATGGGAAGAGCGGGACGAGCGCGACGAGGCCAGCGTGCGCGTCCACCCCGAGATGGCGACGGTGTGGGAAGCGCTCGCCAAAGCCGGGGTCGTGGCGGCGTCTCGCCCCTTCGCGGTGGGCGGGCAGCAGCTCCCGCTCACCGTGGCCACGTTCGCGACCGCGTACCTCATGGCGGGGAACCTCTCCGCCTACGGCTTCGCTGGGCTCACGGCGGGCGCCGCGCACCTCATCGAGGCCTTCGGCGACGAGCACCTGAAGGAGACCTACATGCGCCCCATGTACGAGGGGCGCATGACCGGCACGATGGCGCTGACCGAACCGCAGGCGGGCTCGAGCCTCGCGGACATCGTCACCTCGGCGCGCCCGACCCCCGAGGGGCACTACCTCCTCCGCGGGGCGAAGATCTTCATCTCCGGCGGCGATCACGGGTTCGCCGAGAACATCGTGCACCTCGTGCTCGCGCGCATCGAGGGCGCGCCGCCGGGCACCAAGGGCCTCTCCCTCTTCGTCGTCCCCAAGCTCCGCGCCGACGGCGACAAGGTGATCGCGAACGACGTGACCGTCACGGGCCTCATCCACAAGATCGGCTGGCGCGGCATCCCTAGCCTCGCGCTCTCGTTCGGCGACGCCGACGACTGTCGAGGGTGGCGTGTGGGGCCGCCGAACGCGGGCCTGCGCTGCATGTTCCAGATGATGAACGAGGCGCGGATCATGGTCGGCGTGAACGCCGCGGCCACCGCGTCCGTCGCGTACCACGCCGCGGTCGACTACGCGCGCGCCCGCGTGCAGGGCAGGCCGCTCGGGGCGCCGCCGACGGCCCCGCCGGTCCCGCTCATCGAGCACCCCGACGTGCGCCGCATGCTGCTCCGTCAGAAGGCGATCGTCGACGCCTCGTTCTGTCTGCTCGGCGTCACGGCCCGCTACGCGGATCTCGCCGAGCACTCGCCCGACGCGCTCGTGCGCGCCCGATCTCAGCAGCTCCTCGACCTCCTCACCCCCATCGCCAAGACGTTCCCCGCGGAGCGCGGCTTCGAGGCCAACGCCCTCGCGCTGCAGGTGCACGGCGGCTACGGCTATTCGAGCGAGTACCTCCCGGAGGCGTGGCTGCGCGACCAGAAGCTCAACTCCATCCACGAGGGCACCACCGGCATTCAGAGTCTCGACCTGCTCGGCCGCAAGGCGATGGCAGGCGCAGGCGCGGCGATGCTCGCGCTCGCGGAGGACGTCGGACACGACTGCGCGAGCGCCGAGGCGGCGGGCGTCGCCAAGGAGCGCGTCCTCGCGGTGCGGGCGGGCCTCGCTCAGGTGTTGGACCTCACCCGCGTGCTCGGCGAGCGCGGCGCCGGGGGCGATCTGGAGGGCATGCTCGCGCACGCGACCGACTACCTCGACGCGCTCGGCGTCGTCGTCACGTCGTGGATGTGGCTCAAGATGGAGGCCGCCGTGGTCGGCCGGGAAGACCCGTTCGCGCGCGGCATGGTGCAGGCGTCGGCGTACTGGCTCGCGACCGAGCTGCCTCGCGTCGAGCCCCTCGCGAGGCTCTGCGCGAGCGGCGAGCGGAGCTTCGTCGACTGCCGCGGCGAGTGGTTCCTTTGAGCGGCGTGGCCCGCGGGCGTCCCGAGGTGCTCGCGCCCGCGGGCGATCGCCCGTCGCTGGAGGCGGCGGTCCTCTCCGGCGCCGACGCCGTTTACGTCGGCCTCGGCGCGTTCAACGCCCGGGCGCGCGCGAAGAACTTCCAGCCCGAAGAGCTCGCCGACGCCATCGAGTTCGCCCACGCCCGCGGCGCTCGCGTGTATGTTGCACTCAATACGCTCGCGTTCGACGAGGAGCTCGGCGCCGTCGCGGAGGCGATCGCGCTCGCGGCGCGCGCCGGGGCCGACGCGCTCATCGTCCAAGACTTCGCCGTCGCGCTGCTCGCCCGGGAGATCGCGCCCACGCTGGCGGTGCACGCCTCCACCCAGATGACCTGCACCGACGCGCCGAGCGTCGAGCTCGCGGCCAGCCTCGGGGCCACGCGGGTGGTGCTGGCGCGCGAGCTCTCGATCGCGGAGATCGAGCAGATCCACGCCGCGACCGAGGTCGAGCTCGAGGTCTTCGTGCACGGCGCGCTGTGCGTGGCGTACTCCGGCCAGTGCCTCACGAGCGAGGCGATCGGCGGCCGGAGCGCCAACCGCGGCGCGTGCGCCCAGGCGTGCCGACTTCCCTACGATCTCGTGGTCGACGGCCAAGTCCGGCCGCTCGGCGACGCGGCCTACCTGCTCTCGCCCGAGGACCTCGAGGCGAGCGAGCTCGTCCCCGACCTCGCGCGAGCGGGCGTGGTGTCGCTGAAGATCGAGGGGCGCCTGAAGGGGCCCGACTACGTGGCCGCCACGACCCGCCTCTACCGCCGCGCGACGGAGGCCGCCGTGGGGCAGGGGGCGCGGCCCGAACCCGAGATGCGCGCGCGCGCGCTCCAGACCTTCACGCGAGGCTCGGGCCCCGGCTTCCTGGCCGGGATCGACCACCAGCGCCTCGTCGACGGCCGCACGTGCGATCACCGCGGGCTCGCGCTCGGCGTGGTCTGCGGCGCGGGGGGCGACCGTCGCCGCGCGACCGTGGAGGTGGAGCTCGCGGCTCCCCTGCGGCGCGGGGACGGGGTGCTCTTCGAAGGAGGCCGCGCGGGCGAGGGAGAGCTCGGCGGGCGAGTCTGGTCGCTCACCGCCGCGGGTCGGGACGTGGAAGAGGCCGGCGTGGGGGCGCGGGTCTGTGTGTGGCTCGGGCCCGACACGCCGGTCGGGTCGCGCGCCTTCGCGCCGGGCGGCCGCGTGTGGAAGACGAGCGATCCGCGGGTCTCCGCGGAGGTACGGGCCGAGCTCACGGCGAGCCCCGCGAGGCTCGGCGTTCATGTGCATGTTGCAGGTAAATGGGGCGCTCCTCCGCGCCTCACGGCGACCACCGCGCGCGGCGTCACCGTCAGCGTCGAGGGCGACGCGGACCTCGCCGAGGCGGACAAGCCCACGCCTCCTGAGCTTCTCCGCGCGAAGCTCGGGAAGCTCGCAGGCACGCCGTTCGTGCTCGACGGACTCACGGTCGATCTCCCGGAGCGCACGATCGTGCCGCTCTCGTCGCTGAACCGCGCCCGCCGCGCGCTCGTCGCGGAGCTCGTCCGGGCCGGGCACCGCGCGCACGGCATCTCCACGCCCCCCGCGCAGGCTCCCGCGCGCGCGAGCGCGGCCGCACCTGCGCTTCCGCCGCCGGTAGCGCCAGGGCTCTTCGTGCTCGCGCGCACGCTCGAGCAGGCGCGCGCAGCCCTCGAGGCGGGGGCCGACGGCGTTTACCTCGATTTCCTCGAGCTCACGGGCACCGGGCACGCGCTCCGCGCCCTCCGCGCGGAGGGACACCGGTTCGTGGGGGTCGCGCCGCCGCGCGTACGCAAGCCGGGCGAGGAGAAGATCGATCGCTACCTCGCGGCGCTCCAGCCCGACGCCGTGCTCGTGCGAGGCCTCGGCGCGCTGCAAGAGGGTCGCGCCGCGTACGGCGACGCGCTCCGCGTGGGGGATTTCTCCCTGAACGTCACCAATCGGCTCGCGGCCGGACAAGCGCTCTCGCGCGGGCTCGACGCGTTCACTCCGTCGTTCGACCTCGACGCCGCGCAGATGCTCGCGCTCCTTCGCGGCCCGCTCGGGCCTCGCGCGGAGGTGGTCGTGCACCACCCGATGCCGCTCTTCTACACGGAGCACTGCGTGTTCGCAGCGCTGCTCTCCGAGGGGCGCGATCACCGCACCTGCGGGCGCCCTTGTGAGCGCCACGAGGTCGCCCTCCGCGATCGCGCGGGCATGACCCACCCGGTGATCGCGGACGTGGGCTGCCGCAACACCGTGTTTCACGAGCGCCCGCAGAGCGCCGCGGATCTGGTGCCCGCCCTGCTCGAGCGTGGCGCCGCGCGGCTGCGCGTCGAGCTCGTGCGTGAGACCCCCGCGCAGGTCGCGGGCCTCGTGCGCGGCTATCGAGCGCTCCTCGCGGGCGAGCTCGAGCCCGCGGCGCTCGTGCGCGACCTCCGCACCGCGGCGGGCTACGGCGTCGTGCGGGGTTCTCTGCGCGTCTTGCCCTGAGCCGGCCGG from Myxococcales bacterium includes these protein-coding regions:
- a CDS encoding cytochrome P450, with the protein product MTRTTTTTTTRTPEISSPAAAPPRRSPTSLPSRAPGPTDRYGLRNVASMTSEGTLGFLRRLTDEYGDVVQLKIFGRDYFLVNHPEDIEDVLVKQSAVMGRDEYVVVLERALGQGLLTSSGELWRRQRKLMAQAFTPRRIRDYGESMARVTASALGYEDGEIINIHVEMARITMEVVAAVLFGATLRPSDLEMVGESLEVLNTFFANSPEAMLKVPGWVPTPLNRKVAAAVKRLDGLIYSILAARRAERAQRAAQGLEPSAPEGQRDGQKEDLLGVLLTAQDEGGGTMSDQQLRDEAMTLFLAGHETTALALAYTFYLLSTHPSVEQRVREELDRVLGDRLPTADDAKQLVFTERVLKESMRLYPPAWTTGRQAEADVVVGGYRVPKGSQLLLCQWIVHRDRRFFPDPEAFDPDRWLPERAKNLPKFAYFPFGGGPRVCIGSHFAMMEATLILAVVLQRYHLELLPGQLLGLKPSVTLRQQGPGLRMRARAISHA
- a CDS encoding Spy/CpxP family protein refolding chaperone, encoding MSKVTAALLGLGLVIAGCQAPARPAETPPPPQAAPPPPAPPPPPAAELAGGPVRPGMPPGHPGPHGPGGPGGPGGPPPGAPPGAMGHRGPGAGGMHGGMRGMPRGQRPPGHGAEMMHELAALGVRFYPPRTLLSRARQLDLTPDQVAKLRQEVLTTKSRSVELRAKVERAKIEATRLLAADKVDERALNAQIDEGAKAQAEMHKAHVASMLRVRALLTAEQRQKLDAPRSRRGGPGVGPKGPRAEAAAPGPIGQRAEDDDDDEDDDDDDDADA
- a CDS encoding beta-aspartyl-peptidase, coding for MPRPLTLLRNATLYDPEARGVVDLLVGAGSVLAVGASLDALPAALCATVDLAGARVVPGLLDPHVHLTGGGGESGPSSRVPRVEKSALVRAGVTTCVGVLGTDGTTRTVAELVATTLALREEGLSAYCWTGSYEVPVVTLTGSLRRDVVFVDPVLGAGEIAISDHRSSQPTLEELARLAADCHVAGLMSGKAGVLHLHLGDGARGLAPVRELLDTTELPPRVFYPTHVNRKRRLFDEAVALARRGCTVDVTAFPVEDGEDAYSAADAVARYFASGAPRDKLTVSSDGGGCLPTYDAQGTLLAMDVGRSAALGETLAELLASGLPLDEALPPFTSNISTLLRLSRKGHLRPGADADLLVLDDTHRIRDVMARGTFVLRDGTLTTHGTGTFEPQTAK
- a CDS encoding SRPBCC family protein, with amino-acid sequence MGSPTRFAFAPEAVERADGHLLILRSSGAGALDLAVAATRVEASRARVWDMIRDVSHFPSRLPMVHQVHVDGDRVAMQLRFKIAFFSTKFGFELRHREEDREWVELSYLSGEPRDIHFRFDLADGSIPDTTILQVTIGFDARSLGWLVTVFLRNHPEIQLGVYPGAAFAVLDAVKRASEGS
- a CDS encoding cyanophycinase; the encoded protein is MSPAKIEGDRKRGMIVPIGGAEDKEGTTDILRHFLEVSGGSRARIVIIPTASSLEETGRRYEKLFRKLGADEAKSLPIATRDDASKREWLDYLEKGTGIFVTGGNQLRLTTILGGTPVARAIRKANAHGVTVGGTSAGAAILSEHMIAYGAEGNTPHAGAVTLVPGFGLTNRIMIDQHFRQRDRLGRLLTALAYNPFAVGVGLDEDTAAFIDHNKLLTVVGAGAITIVDASELEHSSIAEVKEGKPVTMTNVRLHILVAGCSFDLNTHKASPKPH
- a CDS encoding acyl-CoA dehydrogenase, with product MSVPSQKLVSDELVNLLLYRVLDVEALTALPAFADHGRDTFDPWLATCRRLGGEVLAPTYAAMDASPPTLESRRTPWEERDERDEASVRVHPEMATVWEALAKAGVVAASRPFAVGGQQLPLTVATFATAYLMAGNLSAYGFAGLTAGAAHLIEAFGDEHLKETYMRPMYEGRMTGTMALTEPQAGSSLADIVTSARPTPEGHYLLRGAKIFISGGDHGFAENIVHLVLARIEGAPPGTKGLSLFVVPKLRADGDKVIANDVTVTGLIHKIGWRGIPSLALSFGDADDCRGWRVGPPNAGLRCMFQMMNEARIMVGVNAAATASVAYHAAVDYARARVQGRPLGAPPTAPPVPLIEHPDVRRMLLRQKAIVDASFCLLGVTARYADLAEHSPDALVRARSQQLLDLLTPIAKTFPAERGFEANALALQVHGGYGYSSEYLPEAWLRDQKLNSIHEGTTGIQSLDLLGRKAMAGAGAAMLALAEDVGHDCASAEAAGVAKERVLAVRAGLAQVLDLTRVLGERGAGGDLEGMLAHATDYLDALGVVVTSWMWLKMEAAVVGREDPFARGMVQASAYWLATELPRVEPLARLCASGERSFVDCRGEWFL